A single window of Trachemys scripta elegans isolate TJP31775 chromosome 18, CAS_Tse_1.0, whole genome shotgun sequence DNA harbors:
- the DNAJC30 gene encoding dnaJ homolog subfamily C member 30, mitochondrial: MAPAPAPAARGWPRALLGRVLPARPYGRSAAGGGPARAAGLYELLGVSASATQAQIKAAYYEQSFRCHPDRNAGSEEAAARFTALHQAYAVLGSAALRRKYDRGALSREELSSAGRPSARAPGQRSAAARRPPGAPVFDFDAFYRAHYGEQLERQQLLRERRQQRKRQQEEAARRWQGERLMEFSVSVFLFSALVLLFGMR; this comes from the coding sequence ATGGCGCCGGCTCCCGCTCCCGCCGCTCGGGGCTGGCCCCGCGCCCTCCTGGGCCGCGTCCTGCCCGCCCGGCCCTACGGCCGCAGCGCCGCCGGCGGGGGCCCGGCCCGGGCCGCGGGGCTGTACGAGCTGCTGGGCGTGTCGGCCAGCGCCACGCAGGCGCAGATCAAGGCGGCCTATTACGAGCAGAGCTTCCGCTGCCACCCGGACCGCAACGCGGGCAGCGAGGAGGCGGCCGCGCGCTTCACCGCGCTGCACCAGGCCTACGCCGTGCTGGGCAGCGCCGCCCTGCGCCGCAAGTACGACCGGGGCGCGCTGAGCCGCGAGGAGCTGAGCTCGGCCGGGAGGCCCTCGGCCCGCGCGCCCGGCCAGCGCAGCGCGGCCGCCCGCCGCCCCCCCGGCGCGCCCGTCTTCGACTTCGACGCCTTCTACCGCGCCCACTACGGCGAGCAGCTGGAGCGGCAGCAGCTGCTCCGCGAGCGGCGCCAGCAGCGCAAGCGGCAGCAGGAGGAGGCGGCCAGGAGGTGGCAGGGGGAGAGGCTGATGGAGTTCTCGGTCTCCGTGTTCCTGTTCTCCGCCCTGGTGCTGCTGTTCGGCATGAGGTGA